A genomic region of Synechococcales cyanobacterium T60_A2020_003 contains the following coding sequences:
- a CDS encoding M48 family metallopeptidase, with amino-acid sequence MGATTSAATTSQINIIQLGDIRIEVVRKNIKNIHLSVYPPHGAVRISAPIRMDLERIRVFAIAKLAWIKQQQTKLQSQLRETPREYIDRESHYLWGERYLLNVIEKDAVPQLKLKHKQMVLQVRPGADQNKKHSVLEASYRQQLKSVIPPLIAKWEKRLGVTVTGFTVRKMKTKWGSCSPAAKTLRLNLELAKKPQDCLEYVVLHEMIHLLEPTHNDRFIALMDRFMPSWRFYQEKLNQLPVRHESWLHQTNIG; translated from the coding sequence ATGGGTGCAACGACCAGTGCAGCAACGACCAGCCAGATCAACATCATTCAACTGGGTGACATCCGGATTGAGGTGGTGCGGAAAAACATCAAAAACATTCATCTCAGCGTCTATCCACCCCATGGAGCCGTGCGAATTTCTGCCCCAATCCGCATGGACTTAGAACGCATTCGGGTCTTTGCCATCGCTAAACTTGCCTGGATTAAACAGCAACAAACCAAACTTCAAAGCCAACTGCGCGAAACCCCGCGTGAGTACATCGATCGAGAAAGCCATTACCTTTGGGGCGAACGTTATCTACTCAACGTCATCGAAAAAGACGCTGTTCCCCAGCTCAAACTCAAGCACAAACAAATGGTGCTCCAAGTTCGCCCCGGTGCCGACCAAAACAAAAAGCACAGTGTTCTTGAGGCTTCCTACCGTCAGCAACTCAAGTCCGTAATCCCACCCCTCATTGCCAAATGGGAAAAACGTCTCGGTGTCACCGTCACTGGCTTCACTGTCCGCAAAATGAAAACGAAGTGGGGCAGCTGTAGCCCCGCCGCCAAAACCCTTCGACTTAACCTCGAACTCGCCAAGAAGCCGCAGGACTGTCTCGAATATGTGGTGCTCCATGAAATGATTCATCTGCTCGAACCCACACACAACGATCGGTTCATCGCCTTAATGGATCGGTTCATGCCGTCATGGCGCTTCTACCAAGAAAAATTAAATCAACTACCAGTCCGACACGAAAGTTGGCTGCACCAAACAAATATCGGCTAA
- a CDS encoding HNH endonuclease, which translates to MSKTYVPADLRRLVFERAQDSCEYCLIPAALALAAHQMDHIIAEKHGGETVSENLALSCALCNLAKGSDIASIDPETNDTAKLYHPRRDQWSSHFQFEAQTGLIQPLSAIARATIRLLPINRPESLTERVILFRVGRLVIPAD; encoded by the coding sequence ATGAGCAAAACCTATGTCCCGGCGGATCTGAGACGACTTGTCTTTGAGCGTGCCCAGGATAGTTGCGAGTATTGCTTAATTCCGGCAGCACTGGCCTTGGCTGCCCACCAAATGGACCATATCATTGCCGAAAAGCATGGGGGCGAAACCGTTTCCGAAAATCTCGCCCTGTCTTGTGCCTTATGTAATCTCGCGAAAGGTAGTGATATTGCCTCGATCGACCCAGAGACAAATGACACAGCGAAGCTCTATCATCCTCGTCGCGATCAATGGTCGTCGCATTTTCAATTTGAGGCTCAGACCGGACTGATTCAACCATTGAGCGCGATCGCCCGTGCGACGATTCGACTATTACCAATCAATCGACCCGAATCGCTCACGGAACGCGTCATTTTATTTCGGGTCGGACGATTAGTGATTCCCGCAGATTGA
- a CDS encoding restriction endonuclease subunit R: protein KLHRTMKALMPNATFIGFTGTPLLKKDAQTSLEVFGKYIHTYKFSQAVEDNIVLDLIYEARDIDQTLGSETKIDAWFDAKTKGLNDWQKATLREKWGTMQKVLSSRSRIDRVVEDITFDFSTKPRLNNDRGNAMLVAASIYEACKYYERFQQTPFKGKCAVITSYNPQTKDITTEDTGANSETDKQFIYNLYSQITQDIAPLPNKTKAETYELDAKDKFKTQPANMKLLIVVDKLLTGFDAPSCTYLYIDKSMQDHGLFQAICRTNRLDGDDKDFGYIVDYKDLFKKVENAIAVYTAELDHSDGGADPEILLQDRLTKGRDRLDNAIEALHLLCEPVQPPRDDLAHIRYFCGNTELPDDLKATEPQRTELYKATANFLRSYASIADELEAAGYSPADITRIKQATKTYTDLREVIRKASGETLDLKPFEADMRHLIDTYIEASEPRKISPFDDMPLLEIITKVGINRALEELPKGIRSNQKAVAETIENNVRRKIIKENLSDPAYYERMSQLLDEIIEARKQKAIAYEEYLQRIAELVKKVESGQDGNVPTQLDTPGKRAIYNALRTTATPGKAAEAAGTYTTANETDLVELALKIDQTVKYVRPDDWRDNGGPKEQMIKAALYGILQDIEEVERIFPIIKQQSEY from the coding sequence GCAAACTCCACCGCACCATGAAAGCCCTCATGCCCAACGCCACCTTCATCGGCTTTACGGGCACCCCCCTACTCAAAAAAGACGCCCAAACCAGCCTCGAAGTCTTCGGCAAATACATCCACACCTACAAATTCAGCCAAGCCGTCGAAGACAACATCGTCCTCGACCTGATCTACGAAGCCCGCGACATCGACCAAACCCTCGGCTCCGAAACCAAAATCGACGCCTGGTTCGACGCCAAAACCAAAGGACTCAACGACTGGCAAAAAGCCACCCTCCGGGAAAAATGGGGCACCATGCAAAAAGTGCTCAGCTCCCGCTCCCGCATCGATCGTGTGGTTGAAGACATCACCTTCGACTTCAGCACCAAACCCCGGCTCAACAACGATCGGGGCAACGCCATGCTCGTCGCCGCCAGCATCTACGAAGCCTGCAAATACTACGAACGCTTCCAACAAACCCCCTTCAAAGGCAAATGCGCCGTCATCACCTCCTACAACCCCCAAACCAAAGACATCACCACCGAAGACACCGGAGCCAACAGCGAAACCGATAAACAGTTCATCTACAACCTCTACAGCCAAATCACCCAGGACATCGCCCCTTTACCGAACAAAACCAAAGCCGAAACCTACGAACTCGACGCCAAAGACAAATTCAAAACCCAACCCGCCAACATGAAGCTGCTGATCGTCGTCGATAAGCTGCTCACCGGCTTCGATGCGCCCAGCTGCACCTACCTATACATCGACAAGAGTATGCAGGACCATGGCCTATTTCAAGCCATCTGTCGCACCAACCGCCTCGACGGCGACGACAAAGACTTCGGCTACATCGTCGATTACAAAGACCTGTTCAAAAAAGTCGAAAATGCGATCGCCGTCTACACTGCCGAACTCGACCACAGCGACGGTGGAGCCGACCCCGAAATCCTGCTCCAAGATCGCCTCACCAAAGGCCGCGATCGGCTGGATAACGCGATCGAAGCCCTACACCTACTCTGCGAACCCGTCCAACCGCCCCGCGACGACCTCGCCCACATTCGCTACTTCTGCGGCAACACCGAACTTCCCGACGACCTCAAAGCCACCGAACCCCAACGCACCGAGCTATACAAAGCCACCGCGAACTTCCTCCGCAGCTATGCCAGCATCGCCGATGAACTCGAAGCCGCAGGCTACAGCCCCGCCGACATCACCCGCATCAAACAGGCCACCAAGACCTACACCGACCTGCGCGAAGTCATCCGCAAAGCCAGCGGCGAAACCCTCGATCTCAAGCCCTTTGAAGCTGATATGCGGCACCTGATCGACACCTACATCGAAGCCAGCGAACCCCGCAAAATCTCGCCCTTCGACGACATGCCCCTGCTCGAGATCATCACCAAAGTCGGCATCAACCGCGCCCTCGAAGAACTGCCCAAAGGCATTCGCAGCAATCAGAAAGCCGTTGCCGAAACCATTGAGAATAACGTCCGCCGTAAAATTATCAAAGAAAACCTCAGCGACCCCGCCTACTACGAACGCATGTCGCAGCTCCTCGACGAAATCATCGAAGCCCGCAAACAAAAAGCGATCGCCTACGAGGAATATCTCCAACGCATTGCGGAACTGGTCAAAAAAGTCGAATCAGGCCAAGACGGCAACGTCCCCACCCAGCTCGATACCCCTGGCAAACGCGCGATTTATAATGCCCTACGCACCACTGCCACCCCCGGAAAAGCGGCTGAAGCAGCGGGCACCTACACCACAGCAAACGAAACCGACCTCGTCGAACTTGCCCTAAAAATTGACCAAACGGTCAAATACGTGCGTCCCGACGATTGGCGGGACAACGGCGGACCCAAAGAGCAGATGATCAAAGCCGCACTTTATGGCATCCTTCAAGATATTGAGGAAGTCGAACGAATCTTCCCGATCATTAAACAGCAGTCTGAGTATTAA